The Syngnathus scovelli strain Florida chromosome 13, RoL_Ssco_1.2, whole genome shotgun sequence genome has a window encoding:
- the LOC125979403 gene encoding radial spoke head protein 3 homolog codes for MASLSHAQREKNPTYVFSSRPRPVESRSKLNGSPTGNSKYGNILYDRRVIRGNAHGRKAAAPPHAADIQQQHGFRRRSVDFVRSRDHVWFKTHDNLPGRKHVDVQTESYLEELSHILVTKDNDSQTDPFLDRPATPLFIPAKSGEDVATQIEEGELFDFDREVQPVLEVLVGKTIEQSLLEVMEEEELACLRAQQRAFEQLRNAELAEVQRLQEQERRRTEEKECRIAQQKAAVMKEKETAEMIAAQACAQQFLSKLFPAVFASLRRHGYFYDPVERDIEVNFFQWLTAEVNNTLEKRNSARLLLDAIIHDIALERRDFFAHLHSQPADPDK; via the coding sequence atggCTTCCCTTTCCCACGCTCAGCGGGAGAAAAACCCAACCTACGTGTTCTCCAGTCGGCCCAGGCCGGTGGAGAGCCGCTCAAAGTTGAACGGCTCGCCTACGGGGAACAGCAAGTACGGCAACATTCTGTACGATCGGCGGGTGATCAGGGGCAACGCTCACGGTCGGAAGGCGGCGGCACCGCCGCACGCGGCCGACATTCAGCAGCAGCATGGATTCCGCAGGCGATCGGTGGACTTTGTGAGGTCCAGGGACCACGTGTGGTTCAAGACTCACGACAACCTGCCCGGGCGGAAACACGTGGACGTCCAAACCGAGTCCTACCTGGAGGAGCTgagtcacatcttggtgactaaGGACAACGACTCGCAAACGGACCCTTTCCTGGACAGACCGGCCACTCCGCTCTTCATCCCCGCCAAATCGGGCGAAGACGTGGCCACCCAGATCGAGGAGGGCGagttgtttgactttgacagggAGGTGCAGCCGGTGCTGGAGGTCCTGGTGGGCAAGACCATCGAGCAGTCCCTGCTGGAGgtgatggaggaggaggaactgGCCTGCTTGCGGGCCCAGCAGAGGGCCTTTGAGCAGCTGCGCAATGCCGAGTTGGCCGAGGTCCAGCGGCTGCAGGAGCAGGAGCGCCGCCGCACCGAGGAAAAGGAGTGCCGCATCGCCCAGCAGAAGGCGGCGGTGATGAAAGAGAAAGAAACGGCCGAGATGATAGCTGCCCAAGCCTGCGCGCAGCAGTTCCTCTCCAAACTCTTCCCCGCCGTCTTCGCCTCGCTCAGGAGACACGGCTACTTCTACGACCCGGTGGAGAGAGACATCGAGGTGAATTTCTTCCAGTGGCTGACGGCCGAGGTCAACAACACTCTGGAGAAGAGGAACTCAGCCAGGCTGCTCCTGGACGCCATCATCCACGACATTGCCCTGGAGAGGAGGGATTTCTTTGCCCATCTGCACTCGCAGCCCGCCGACCCGGACAAGTAG
- the actr1b gene encoding actin related protein 1B, with protein MESYDILANQPVVIDNGSGVIKAGFAGDQIPKYCFPNYVGRPKHVRVMAGALEGDLFIGPKAEEHRGLLSVRYPMEHGIVKDWNDMERIWQYVYSKEQLQTFSEEHPVLLTEAPLNPSKNREKAAEVFFETFNVPALFISMQAVLSLYATGRTTGVVLDSGDGVTHVVPIYEGFAIPHSIMRVDVAGRDVSRYLRLLLRKEGYNFNTSAEFEVVRTIKERACYLSLNPQKDETLETEKAQYVLPDGSALNIGPARFRAPELLFRPDLVGDESSGIHEVLAYAIQKSDMDLRRTLFSTIVLCGGSTLIKGFGERLLTEVKKLAPKDVKIKISAPQERLYSTWIGGSILASLDTFKKMWVSKREYEEDRARAIHRKTF; from the exons ATGGAGTCCTATGACATTTTAGCTAATCAGCCCGTGGTGATCGATAAC GGTTCAGGGGTCATCAAGGCTGGCTTCGCCGGAGATCAGATCCCCAAATACTGTTTTCCCAACTA TGTGGGGCGTCCCAAACACGTGCGCGTCATGGCGGGCGCCTTGGAGGGAGACCTTTTTATCGGCCCTAAAGCAGAG GAGCACCGCGGGCTGCTGTCGGTGCGCTACCCCATGGAGCACGGCATCGTGAAGGACTGGAACGACATGGAAAGGATCTGGCAGTACGTTTACTCCAAGGAGCAGCTGCAGACCTTCTCCGAGGAG CATCCCGTTCTTCTGACCGAGGCGCCTCTCAACCCCAGCAAGAACCGCGAGAAGGCGGCCGAGGTCTTCTTTGAGACCTTCAATGTTCCCGCGCTCTTCATCTCCATGCAGGCGGTCCTCAGTTT GTACGCCACGGGCCGCACCACGGGCGTGGTACTGGACTCGGGCGACGGCGTGACGCACGTGGTGCCCATCTACGAGGGCTTTGCCATCCCGCACTCCATCATGCGGGTGGACGTCGCCGGGAGGGACGTGTCGCGCTACCTGCGCCTGCTCCTGCGCAAGGAAGGCTACAACTTCAACACCTCGGCCGAGTTCGAGGTGGTGCGCACCATCAAAGAG AGGGCGTGCTACTTGTCGCTGAACCCTCAGAAGGACGAGACCTTGGAGACGGAGAAGGCTCAGTATGTCCTTCCGGATGGGAGCGCCTTAAAC ATCGGACCGGCTCGCTTCCGCGCCCCCGAGCTGCTGTTCCGGCCCGACCTGGTGGGCGACGAGAGCTCGGGCATCCACGAGGTCCTGGCCTACGCCATCCAGAAGtccgacatggacctgaggcgcACGCTCTTCTCTACTATCGTGCTGTGCGGGGGGTCCACGCTCATCAAAG GCTTTGGGGAGAGACTACTGACTGAAGTGAAGAAGCTTGCGCCCAAAGATGTCAAGATCAAG ATCTCGGCGCCCCAGGAGAGACTCTACTCCACGTGGATCGG AGGCTCCATCTTGGCGTCGTTGGACACCTTCAAGAAGATGTGGGTGTCCAAGCGGGAGTACGAGGAAGACCGCGCACGCGCCATCCACAGGAAGACCTTCTAA
- the wdr36 gene encoding WD repeat-containing protein 36, which yields MAGGGGSSLFSGFRLLGLYCNHVPHVLRYHRKHREFYLVTSVGKCLHTYNVNRLGIVAISNSLQDDITCLAADRMLTFAAAGSLVLAFAKNKEVVMRYRGHKQEVRLLLPFGDQLISVDGGGLLVVWDVQSGEVYTQLHFEPVAFEVSALMHPSTYLNKVLLGSCQGPLQLWNLKSSKLLYTFAGWSAGVTVLQQSPAVDVVGVGTATGRIVIHNIRLDETLMAFTQDWGPITSLAFRTDGPPTLAAGSPQGHLALWDLERRQLAAQLRHAHKTAVNASFLHGEPLLITTAADNAIKVWILDQEGGGARLLRNRQGHSAPPTTIRHYDGKNILSAGQDGTLQSFSTVHERLNKNLGHGSLNKKKEQKKKKGLSYEELRLPAVTAFSCAAARRSDWDGIVACHRGRLATTTWSYQRCTMGEYHLRPPPGCGSGAVATAVDITSCGNFALVGSSCGRVDVYNLQSGLHRGCYGDEQKAHGGAVRGVATDTLNQQTVTAAADGLLKFWRFKTRRLEDQIQLNTAPASMKLHRESGMLAVALDDFTLLAVDVETRRAVRKFAGHLGSTNDMTFSPDGRWLITVGMDCAVRTWDLPSGSLVDCFLVPVAPVGVSMSPTGDFLATSHVDSLGVCLWTNKSLRGPVGLRPLPPDYRPETETLPGAPEAEREVTSEEEEGPDEAYASAEQLGAELVTLSQLPESRWKHLLCLDTIKRRNKAATPPVSGPSAPFFLPTVPGLTPRFSQPQQEMQSKVSSCSLPSRGSKFSCALEAGLGAGSFTVPAELLKSFGPSAVSVELAGLSPEGGGASGGGLFLAFIRMIESMLASGRDFDLAHAYLSLFLKLHLRSLAQDAVAMEALVRLSSRLEAGWAELRASFNQSLCLLTYAKSALL from the exons ATGGCGGGAGGAGGCGGAAGTAGTTTGTTCAGCGGATTCCGGCTTTTGGGGCTTTACTGCAACCACGTGCCGCACGTGCTCCGCTACCATCGTAAACATCGGGAGTTCTATCTGGTGACTTCAGTCGGCAAATGTTTGCACACGTACAAC GTCAATCGTTTGGGCATCGTGGCCATCA GTAACAGCCTCCAGGATGACATCACGTGCTTGGCGGCAGACAGGATGTTGACTTTCGCCGCCGCCGGCTCGCTGGTGCTGGCCTTCGCTAAGAACAAAGAG GTGGTGATGCGTTACCGTGgacacaaacaggaagtgcGCCTGCTGCTTCCTTTCGGCGACCAGCTGATCTCGGTCGATGGCGGCGGGCTCCTCGTTGTCTGGGACGTTCAAAGCGGCG AAGTGTACACGCAGCTGCACTTTGAGCCCGTCGCCTTCGAGGTGTCGGCCTTGATGCACCCCAGCACCTACCTGAACAAAGTCCTGCTGGGGAGTTGCCAGGGCCCGTTGCAGCTGTGGAACCTCAAGAGCAG CAAGTTGCTGTACACGTTTGCCGGCTGGTCGGCCGGCGTCACTGTGCTGCAGCAG AGCCCGGCGGTGGACGTGGTGGGTGTCGGCACGGCGACGGGCCGCATCGTCATTCACAACATCCGACTGGACGAGACGCTGATGGCCTTCACGCAGGACTGGGGCCCCATCACGTCGCTGGCTTTTCGAAcag ACGGGCCGCCCACGCTGGCGGCGGGAAGCCCTCAAGGTCACCTGGCCTTGTGGGACCTGGAGCGACGGCAGCTTGCGGCTCAGCTGAGACACGCCCACAAGACGGCGGTGAACGCCAGCTTCCTGCACGGCGAGCCGCTTCTCAtcaccaccgccgctgacaacgCCATCAAG gtctggatcCTGGACCAGGAAGGGGGAGGAGCCAGGTTGCTGAGGAATCGCCAGGGTCACAGTGCCCCGCCCACCACCATCCGTCATTATGATGGGAAAAACATCCTCAGCGCAG GTCAAGATGGGACACTGCAGTCTTTTTCTACCGTCCACGAGCGACTGAATAAGAACCTCGGACACG GCTCGCTCAATAAGAAGAaagagcagaagaagaagaagggctTGTCGTACGAAGAGCTGCGGCTGCCCGCTGTCACCGCCTTCTCCTGCG CGGCGGCTCGCCGGTCAGACTGGGACGGCATCGTGGCGTGTCACCGTGGTCGCCTGGCGACCACCACCTGGAGCTACCAGCGCTGCACCATGGGGGAGTACCACCTCAGGCCGCCGCCGGGATGCGGCAGCGGCGCCGTCGCCACG GCCGTCGACATCACTTCCTGCGGGAACTTTGCCCTCGTGGGGTCTTCGTGCGGCCGCGTCGATGTTTACAACCTGCAGTCCGGACTTCACCGCGGTTGCTATGGAGACGAGCAGAAAG CTCACGGCGGCGCAGTGCGGGGCGTGGCCACCGACACGCTCAATCAGCAGACTGTCACCGCCGCGGCCGATGGGCTCCTCAAGTTCTGGCGCTTCAAGACCCGCAGACTGGAAGACCAGATCCAGCTAAATACGGCGCCCGCGAGCATGAAGCTCCACAGGGAGAG CGGTATGCTCGCGGTGGCTCTGGATGACTTCACGCTGCTGGCGGTTGACGTGGAAACCAGGCGAGCCGTCCGCAAGTTTGCCGGTCACCTCGGCAGCACCAACGacatg ACTTTCAGCCCGGACGGCCGCTGGTTGATCACCGTCGGGATGGACTGCGCCGTTCGCACATGGGACCTCCCGTCCGGCAG TCTGGTGGACTGCTTCCTGGTTCCCGTGGCGCCGGTGGGCGTGTCCATGTCCCCTACCGGAGACTTCCTGGCGACTTCGCACGTGGACAGCCTCGGCGTGTGCTTGTG gaCCAATAAGAGCCTGCGTGGGCCCGTGGGGCTCCGCCCGCTGCCGCCCGACTACCGGCCAGAGACGGAGACTCTGCCGGGGGCGCCGGAGGCCGAGCGGGAGGTGAcatcggaggaggaggagggacccGACGAGGCGTACGCCTCGgccgagcagttgggggcggagCTCGTGACGCTGTCGCAGCTGCCGGAGTCCAGATGGAAACATCTGCTGTGCCTGGACACTATCAAG AGAAGGAACAAAGCGGCGACGCCTCCCGTGTCGGGGCCGTCTGCGCCTTTCTTCCTGCCCACCGTGCCGGGCTTGACGCCGCGCTTCTCCCAACCGCAGCAGGAAATGCAG TCCAAGGTGTCGAGCTGCAGTCTGCCCTCTCGGGGCTCAAAGTTCAGTTGTGCTCTGGAGGCGGGTCTCGGCGCGGGGTCGT TCACCGTCCCCGCGGAGCTCTTGAAGAGTTTCGGTCCGTCTGCCGTGTCGGTGGAGCTCGCCGGGCTGTCACCTGAAGGGGGCGGAGCCAGCGGCGGCGGCCTCTTTTTGGCCTTCATTCGCATGATCGAGAGCATGCTGGCCAGTGGGCGGGACTTTGATCTGGCGCACGCCTACCTGTCGCTCTTTCTCAAG CTTCACCTGCGCTCGCTGGCCCAGGATGCCGTTGCCATGGAAGCGTTGGTCCGCCTCTCCTCGCGGCTGGAGGCTGGGTGGGCGGAGCTCCGCGCATCCTTCAATCAGTCGCTTTGTTTGTTGACGTACGCCAAGAGCGCACTTTTGTGA
- the pisd gene encoding phosphatidylserine decarboxylase proenzyme, mitochondrial, producing the protein MAASSWTARGRKICGFSLVSGSQRRFFNSGRGSLLRYRPLPVLVATGGAYYGYQQYKRRDRADGAPPALATPTQVSLYRSFPTRLLSRAWGRVNGVELPTWLRKPVYSLYIWTFGVNMQEAAVEDLRHYRNLGEFFRRRLKASARPLCSASCLVSPADGRIVHLGRVSSSEVEQVKGVTYSLEDFLGPQDGRDKVTAALSASLSTRAEAASFRDGLLTSPDNDLFHVVVYLAPGDYHCFHSPADWTVALRRHFTGSLLSVSPGVAGRVKALFCLNERVALSGRWRHGFFSFTAVGATNVGSIRIYFDRELRTNAPGDTKGHFHDLRYGEEPAKGGVALQRGEAVGEFNLGSTVVVLFEAPKAFTFSVQPGQRVRVGEGLGSL; encoded by the exons ATGGCGGCGTCCTCGTGGACGGCGCGCGGCCGGAAGATTTGCGG ATTCAGTCTTGTGAGCGGCAGCCAGCGACGCTTCTTCAACTCTG GTCGCGGCTCCCTGTTGCGTTACCGGCCCCTCCCCGTCCTGGTGGCGACTGGCGGTGCTTACTACGGTTACCAGCAATACAAAAGGCGGGACCGAGCGGATGGAGCCCCGCCTGCACTGGCCACGCCCACTCAG GTGTCCCTCTATCGCTCCTTCCCCACCCGCCTTCTGTCTCGAGCGTGGGGTCGCGTCAACGGGGTGGAGCTCCCGACGTGGCTCCGCAAACCCGTCTACTCGCTCTACATCTGGACCTTTGGAGTCAACATGCAG GAAGCGGCGGTCGAGGACCTGCGCCACTACCGCAATCTGGGAGAGTTCTTCCGGCGCCGTCTGAAGGCGTCGGCACGGCCACTTTGCTCCGCCTCCTGCCTG GTGTCTCCGGCCGACGGCAGGATCGTTCACTTGGGTCGCGTGTCCAGTTCGGAGGTGGAGCAAGTGAAGGGGGTCACGTACAGTCTGGAAGACTTCTTGGGGCCGCAAGATGGCCGAGACAAAG TGACTGCGGCTCTCTCCGCCAGCCTGAGCACGCGTGCAGAGGCGGCGTCCTTCCGGGACGGCCTCCTGACCAGTCCCGACAACGACCTGTTCCACGTTGTGGTGTACCTGGCCCCCGGCGACTATCATTGCTTCCACTCACCAGCTGACTGGACGGTGGCGCTCAGGCGACACTTCACAG GTTCGCTGCTGTCGGTGAGTCCGGGCGTGGCGGGCCGCGTGAAGGCGCTGTTCTGCCTCAACGAGCGCGTGGCTCTGAGCGGCCGATGGCGCCACGGCTTCTTCTCCTTCACGGCCGTGGGCGCCACCAACGTGGGCTCCATCCGCATCTACTTTGACCGA GAGCTGCGGACAAACGCGCCCGGCGACACCAAGGGCCATTTCCACGACCTGCGTTACGGGGAGGAGCCGGCCAAAGGGGGCGTGGCCCTGCAGCGGGGGGAGGCGGTGGGCGAGTTCAACTTGGGCTCCACCGTGGTGGTCCTCTTCGAAGCCCCGAAAGCTTTTACCTTCAGCGTCCAGCCGGGACAAAGAGTCAGGGTGGGCGAGGGCCTGGGCAGCCTTTGA
- the rnf224 gene encoding RING finger protein 224 → MSSEAQEAGGGSPAAEAALRCIVCFGRYDLAARLPRRLHCGHTFCQACVKRLDAVINEQVWIPCPQCRQNTPRPRGGAAALDLDLTCFLALKTHGHSAPCVAEASSSGEGTAAAGKTTWAGKDAVGAEAWSHGGLAQPRFRRHGDCCKPLSYWLCCCCRVGRG, encoded by the exons ATGTCCAGCGAAGCCCAAGAGGCGGGCGGCGGCAGCCCGGCGGCGGAGGCAGCCCTGCGGTGCATCGTGTGTTTCGGGCGCTATGACCTGGCGGCGCGGTTGCCGCGGCGACTGCACTGCGGCCACACCTTCTGCCAGGCGTGCGTGAAGCGACTGGACGCCGTCATCAACGAGCAG GTATGGATCCCGTGTCCTCAGTGTCGCCAGAACACGCCCCGTCCCCGGGGAGGAGCCGCCGCACTGGACCTGGACTTGACCTGCTTCCTGGCCCTCAAGACGCACGGCCATTCTGCCCCTTGCGTCGCCGAGGCGTCGTCCAGCGGCGAGGggacggcggccgccgggaagaCCACTTGGGCGGGGAAGGACGCAGTCGGCGCCGAGGCGTGGTCGCACGGGGGCCTCGCCCAGCCACGCTTTCGTCGCCACGGCGACTGCTGCAAGCCGCTTTCCTATtggctgtgctgctgctgccgcgtgGGACGGGGCTAA
- the fer gene encoding tyrosine-protein kinase Fer gives MMGFGRDLRNSHEGLLKLQDWELKLLETVKRFMTLRVKSDKEYAALLLSLTQQVEKQEAADYVSTVSKSWSQVVRQTEALGRVMRGHADDLNSGPLHRLATLIRDKQQVKKSYQSLHQQLESHKHKVTRSDLDKLKSTYRQLSRDANSAKDKYREALTKGREAERAHERYDKATAKLHNLHNQYVVAVCGARAAQEDHRRRAAPALLDALQRMQEDMTLALKNILEEYCEISSLLTDEVVKVHREISAAVQQIDPLAEYQHFIEAYRSPESPEASVEFDASLLDEADHLSADEILWNTLTADGLRAMLSSATEELALTQQNLRTKEALADDLDAKISSGQQNADRKSDCVLLLSQKLSLLELRQSVQSLRSSEARLSSQKALLDATMADAPPPPPPPPPPAPPYEDDSRSLGSADRGKEKSSRLDTLRHSLAGMIRSPKAMLASSSSHFFDVVPSSERPLAEQEWYHGAIPRTEAQELLRQQGDFLVRESHGKPGEYVLSVFSDDQRRHFIIQFADSQYRFEGTGFATIPQLIEHHFSTKQLITKKSGVVLLNPVVKDKKWILNHEDVALGELLGKGNFGEVFKGTLLRDKTPVAVKTCKEDLPPELKIRFLSEARILKQYDHPNIVKLIGVCTQRQPIYIVMELVPGGDFLSFLRKKKDELKTKQLLRLAVDAAAGMAYLESKNCIHRDLAARNCLVGEGTLLKISDFGMSRQEDDGVYSSSGLKQIPIKWTAPEALNYGRYTSESDVWSYGILLWETFSLGVCPYPGMTNQQAREQVEKGYRMACPQRCPDDVYKVMQRCWQYSPEERPKFAELQRDLAAIKKK, from the exons ATGATGGGCTTCGGTCGGGATCTAAGGAATTCCCATGAGGGATTACTCAAACTGCAGGATTGGGAATTAAAG CTGCTGGAGACGGTCAAGCGTTTCATGACCCTGCGCGTGAAGAGCGACAAGGAGTACGCCGCCCTGCTGCTCAGCTTGACGCAGCAGGTGGAGAAACAGGAAGCGGCCGACTACGTCAGCACCGTCAGCAAG TCGTGGTCGCAGGTGGTGCGTCAGACGGAGGCGCTGGGTCGCGTCATGCGGGGCCACGCCGACGACCTGAACTCGGGTCCGCTGCACCGCCTCGCcacgctcatcagagacaagcaGCAGGTGAAGAAGAGCTACCAGAGTCTTCATCAGCAGCTGGAGAGCCACAAGCACAAG GTGACCAGGAGCGACCTGGACAAGCTCAAGTCGACGTATCGCCAGCTGAGCCGCGACGCCAACAGCGCCAAGGACAAGTATCGGGAAGCTCTCACCAAAG GCCGCGAGGCGGAGCGCGCTCACGAGCGCTACGACAAAGCCACGGCCAAGCTCCACAACCTGCACAACCAGTACGTGGTGGCCGTGTGCGGGGCGCGCGCCGCGCAGGAAGACCATCGCCGGCGCGCGGCGCCCGCGCTCCTCGACGCCCTCCAGAGGATGCAGGAGGACATGACGCTGGCGCT GAAGAACATTCTGGAAGAGTACTGCGAGATCAGCAGTCTGCTGACTGACGAGGTAGTCAAAGTCCATCGTGAGATTTCTGCGGCGGTGCAGCAGATTGACCCGCTGGCCGAGTACCAGCACTTCATCGAGGCATACAG GTCTCCCGAGAGCCCCGAGGCCAGCGTGGAGTTCGACGCGTCGCTGCTGGACGAGGCGGACCACCTGTCGGCCGACGAGATCCTCTGGAACACGCTGACGGCCGACGGTCTTCGGGCCAT GTTGTCGTCTGCCACGGAGGAGTTGGCGCTGACTCAGCAGAATCTGAGGACCAAAGAGGCCCTGGCGGACGACCTGGACGCCAAGATCAGCAGTGGCCAGCAGAACGCCGACAGGAAGTCCGA CTGCGTGCTCCTCCTCAGTCAGAAGCTGTCCCTCCTGGAGCTGCGCCAAAGCGTCCAATCGCTGCGCAGCTCCGAAGCCCGCCTCTCCTCCCAGAAGGCCTTGCTGGACGCCACGATGGCGGacgccccgccgccgccgcctcctcctccgccgccggCTCCGCCCTACGAGGACGACAGCCGCTCGCTGGGCTCGGCC GATAGAGGCAAGGAGAAGAGCTCTCGCTTGGACACGCTGCGTCACTCGCTGGCCGGAATGATCCGCTCGCCAAAAGCCATGTTGGCCTCCTCGTCCTCG CATTTCTTCGACGTCGTCCCGTCGTCGGAGCGCCCCCTGGCGGAGCAGGAGTGGTACCACGGCGCCATCCCCCGCACAGAGGCCCAAGAGCTGCTTCGGCAGCAGGGTGACTTCCTGGTGAGGGAGAGCCACGGAAAACCGGGAGAGTACGTCCTGTCCGTTTTCTCGGACGACCAGCGGCGACACTTCATCATCCAGTTTGCCgac AGTCAGTACCGCTTCGAGGGGACGGGCTTCGCCACTATCCCGCAGCTCATCGAGCACCACTTTTCCACCAAGCAGCTCATCACCAAAAAGTCCGGCGTGGTGCTCCTCAACCCCGTCGTCAAG GACAAAAAGTGGATCCTCAACCACGAGGACGTGGCGCTGGGCGAGCTGTTGGGCAAG GGCAACTTCGGCGAGGTGTTCAAGGGGACGTTGCTGCGAGATAAAACGCCTGTGGCAGTCAAAACCTGCAAAGAAGACTTGCCTCCGGAACTCAAGATCCGCTTCCTGTCAGAGGCCAG GATCCTGAAACAGTACGACCACCCCAACATCGTCAAGCTGATCGGCGTGTGCACTCAGAGGCAGCCCATCTACATCGTGATGGAGCTGGTTCCAG GCGGCGACTTCCTGTCCTTCCTCAGGAAGAAAAAGGACGAGCTGAAGaccaagcagctgctgcgtttgGCCGTGGACGCGGCGGCGGGCATGGCCTACTTGGAGAGTAAGAACTGCATCCACAG GGACCTGGCGGCCAGGAACTGCCTGGTGGGCGAAGGCACTTTGCTGAAGATCAGCGATTTCGGGATGAGTCGCCAGGAAGACGACGGCGTTTACTCGTCGTCCGGACTCAAGCAGATTCCCATTAAGTGGACCGCGCCGGAGGCGCTCAACTACG GTCGTTACACCTCCGAAAGCGACGTGTGGAGTTACGGCATCCTGCTGTGGGAAACCTTCAGTCTGGGGGTGTGCCCTTACCCGGGGATGACCAATCAGCAGGCCCGTGAGCAGGTGGAGAAAG GTTACCGGATGGCGTGTCCTCAGCGGTGCCCAGACGACGTGTACAAGGTGATGCAGCGCTGTTGGCAGTACAGCCCGGAAGAACGACCCAAGTTCGCCGAACTGCAGCGAGACCTGGCCGCCATCAAGAAGAAATGA
- the cdc26 gene encoding anaphase-promoting complex subunit CDC26: MLRRKPTRLELKIDDTDEFESIKKELEARKRQREEVESGAGVGGDSVGSSDIIGGETPPTCTAASRAELINERIGYKPHPKATTLPTLFGSLQFS; the protein is encoded by the exons ATGTTGAGGAGAAAACCAACTCGTCTGGAGCTGAAGATCGATGACACGGACGAGTTTGAGAGCATCAAGAAAGAGCTCGAG GCACGGAAACGGCAACGAGAAGAGGTGGAGTCGGGAGCTGGAGTGGGCGGGGACTCTGTGGGCAGCAGTGACATCATTGGGGGAGAAACCCCGCCCACCTGTACCGCGGCGTCGAGGGCGGAGCTTATCAACGAGCGAATTGGCTACAAACCGCACCCCAAAGCCACCACCCTGCCCACCCTCTTTGGAAGTTTACAATTTTCATAA